In Anaerobranca gottschalkii DSM 13577, the following are encoded in one genomic region:
- the cls gene encoding cardiolipin synthase, with protein MNLFYLIFSIVSILNLIFAITLIFLERRDPTATWAWVLILTLLPGIGFIIYLFFGLRFRKRKLYRKKQIADFRFSRDYSTSLNRTLFQIHTPYIRRMVKVGYKSHPSSFVGYNKVDIFTKGVLKFQRLFEDIEKARCHIHINYYIIKNDHLGRKLLEILTQKAYEGVTVRVLYDSMGCRKLPKDFFDPLIKAGGKAVKFAPSFLDINYRNHRKIVVIDGKIGYVGGFNVGKEYLGEKPEFGFWRDTHLRLEGESVDTLQYRFLLDWNFASNEEVDYYQRYFPEKEIIDKVKVQIVTSGPDSREEEIKYLFLKMIYGAQKFIYIQTPYFIPDQTVLEGLKIATMAGVDVRIMVPDKPDHPFVYEANHSYLGLMLESGAKCYRYKGGFLHSKTIVVDGEVASVGTTNMDVRSFKLNFEINAFIYDKKTASELRDIYLADLEICEEITLEKYNQRSVGMKIKESIARLVSPIL; from the coding sequence ATGAACTTATTTTATTTGATTTTTTCTATTGTATCAATTTTAAACCTAATATTTGCAATAACATTAATTTTTTTAGAAAGAAGGGACCCTACTGCAACTTGGGCTTGGGTACTAATATTAACATTACTTCCTGGTATTGGATTTATAATTTACCTTTTCTTTGGTTTACGTTTCCGTAAAAGAAAACTTTATCGTAAAAAACAAATTGCTGATTTTCGCTTTTCCCGTGATTATAGTACCAGTTTAAACAGAACACTTTTTCAAATCCATACCCCTTATATCAGGAGAATGGTTAAAGTAGGTTATAAAAGCCATCCCTCATCCTTTGTAGGTTATAATAAAGTTGATATTTTTACTAAAGGAGTTCTTAAATTTCAAAGGTTGTTTGAGGATATAGAAAAAGCCCGTTGCCATATCCATATAAATTACTATATTATAAAAAACGATCATTTAGGTCGTAAATTATTAGAGATTTTGACTCAAAAGGCCTATGAAGGAGTTACTGTTAGGGTTCTTTATGACAGTATGGGTTGTAGAAAACTCCCAAAGGATTTTTTTGACCCCTTGATAAAAGCTGGAGGTAAAGCGGTAAAATTTGCCCCCTCTTTTTTAGATATCAATTATAGAAATCATCGTAAAATCGTGGTAATAGATGGGAAAATAGGTTATGTTGGTGGCTTTAACGTGGGAAAGGAGTACTTAGGGGAAAAACCGGAATTTGGTTTTTGGCGGGATACCCATTTAAGGCTAGAAGGGGAAAGTGTAGACACATTGCAATACCGTTTTTTACTGGATTGGAACTTTGCTTCAAATGAAGAGGTTGATTATTATCAAAGGTATTTTCCTGAAAAAGAGATAATAGATAAAGTGAAGGTCCAAATAGTTACCAGTGGACCGGACTCCCGAGAAGAAGAAATAAAGTATTTATTTCTAAAGATGATTTATGGTGCTCAAAAATTTATCTATATTCAAACCCCATATTTTATTCCTGACCAAACAGTATTAGAGGGATTAAAAATAGCTACGATGGCTGGAGTAGATGTTAGAATTATGGTACCAGATAAACCAGATCATCCCTTTGTTTATGAAGCTAACCATTCATATTTGGGATTAATGTTGGAATCTGGAGCTAAATGTTATAGATATAAAGGTGGATTTCTCCATAGCAAAACAATAGTTGTAGATGGAGAAGTGGCATCTGTAGGTACAACTAACATGGATGTGCGGAGTTTTAAATTAAACTTTGAAATCAATGCTTTTATCTATGACAAAAAAACAGCTAGTGAATTAAGAGACATATATTTAGCTGATTTAGAGATCTGTGAAGAGATAACTTTAGAAAAATACAATCAAAGAAGTGTAGGAATGAAAATAAAAGAATCCATCGCCCGATTAGTTTCTCCAATTTTATAA
- a CDS encoding YbaN family protein: MISLIFKVYTLKKFYTFLGSFFVLIGIIGLFLPIFPTVPFLFLALYFYGKGSKKHYYWLMKNKYFSKYILDYKRGKKIPLFPKILFIIAFGLSLAITSTFFVDNQILRVILFIIGILVIIYIIRFNKGGKF, translated from the coding sequence GTGATTTCATTGATATTTAAAGTCTATACTTTAAAAAAATTTTATACTTTTTTAGGTTCCTTTTTTGTTCTTATCGGAATAATCGGTCTTTTTCTCCCCATTTTTCCCACCGTTCCCTTTTTATTCTTAGCCTTATATTTTTATGGAAAAGGGTCAAAAAAGCATTACTACTGGTTGATGAAAAATAAGTATTTTAGCAAATACATATTAGATTATAAAAGAGGGAAAAAAATTCCCCTTTTCCCTAAGATTTTATTCATCATTGCTTTTGGGTTATCCCTTGCTATTACTAGTACTTTTTTTGTTGACAATCAAATTTTAAGGGTAATTTTATTCATAATTGGAATATTAGTAATCATATACATTATTAGATTTAATAAGGGGGGAAAATTTTAG
- a CDS encoding encapsulin-associated ferritin-like protein, with product MSNYQEPYQLLDDKTRDISKAITSLKEELEAVDYYNQRIATVADEQLKAILIHNRDEEIEHACMTIEWLRRNMPKWDEELRNTLFKEGPIVGQHGDDHGNGHDNDLDTKLKIGDMK from the coding sequence ATGAGTAACTATCAAGAGCCATATCAATTGTTAGATGACAAAACTAGGGATATTTCTAAAGCAATAACTAGCTTGAAAGAAGAATTAGAAGCAGTAGATTATTATAATCAAAGGATTGCTACAGTAGCCGATGAACAATTAAAAGCTATTTTAATACACAACAGAGATGAAGAAATTGAACATGCTTGCATGACCATTGAATGGTTAAGGAGAAATATGCCTAAATGGGATGAAGAATTGAGAAATACATTATTCAAAGAAGGTCCCATTGTAGGACAGCATGGTGATGACCATGGAAATGGTCATGACAATGATTTAGATACAAAATTAAAGATTGGTGATATGAAATAA
- the treR gene encoding trehalose operon repressor translates to MDSKYLMIYNDIVGKIEKGKLGANSKLPSENEMMDIYGVSRDTVRKALNLLESNGYIQKIKGKGSFTLDINRIDFPVSGITSFKELAKRMGKEWKTHVEKIEIIPADEYLAEQLKIEDGREIWEVIRVREINRRKIILDKDYFIKDFIPSLTKEICQDSIYDYLENNLGLQISFAKKEITVQRATEEDRRLLDLKNYDMVVVVKSHTYLDDARLFQYTESRHRPDKFRFVDFARRQR, encoded by the coding sequence ATGGATAGTAAATATTTAATGATTTATAACGATATTGTGGGAAAAATTGAAAAGGGAAAATTGGGGGCAAACAGTAAACTCCCTTCGGAAAATGAAATGATGGATATATATGGAGTATCCCGGGATACTGTCCGGAAGGCTTTAAACCTTTTGGAGAGTAATGGTTATATCCAAAAAATTAAAGGCAAGGGTTCTTTTACTTTAGATATAAACAGAATTGATTTTCCTGTTTCAGGAATTACTAGTTTTAAAGAACTAGCCAAGAGGATGGGTAAAGAATGGAAAACCCATGTGGAAAAAATAGAGATTATTCCTGCCGATGAGTATTTAGCAGAACAACTTAAAATAGAAGATGGCAGAGAAATTTGGGAAGTGATCCGGGTCCGGGAAATCAATCGACGAAAAATAATTTTAGATAAAGATTATTTTATCAAAGATTTTATCCCATCTTTGACCAAAGAAATTTGCCAAGATTCTATATATGATTATTTAGAAAATAATTTAGGGTTACAGATCAGTTTTGCTAAAAAGGAAATAACTGTTCAAAGGGCTACAGAAGAAGACAGAAGACTTTTAGATTTAAAAAATTATGATATGGTAGTGGTAGTAAAGAGCCATACTTATTTAGATGATGCCAGGTTGTTCCAATACACCGAATCTAGACATAGACCAGATAAATTCAGATTTGTAGATTTTGCCAGAAGGCAACGATAA
- the nhaC gene encoding Na+/H+ antiporter NhaC yields MKKQATILHALIPILFLLVVLSVSIFYFGADPHIPLILAIIVAALVAKFMLNYSWGEIEEGILDTIRLAMQAILILMVIGTIVGTWILSGTVPAMIYYGLQILSPSIFLLAAALICAIVSLSTGSSWTTAATVGIALMGVGKGLGIPVGMVAGAIVSGAYFGDKLSPLSETTNLAPAMAGSNLFDHIRSMAYTTLPTFGLALILYGILGIRYGSANMDTGQIQAITTAISENFNISPLLIIPPIFVIVIVVLKIPALPGLIAGTVLGGIFAAIFQGASLADIIDAAHYGLEVETGMELVDNLLSRGGLDGMMWTVSLIICALSFGGVLEKTGMLKAFAMGILKIAKSVGSLVFATTITSILVNALTADQYLALVVPGRMYKEAYKERNLPPELLSRTLEAGGTVTSALFPWNTCGAYMMATLGVSPLVYVPFAFLNILVPIVNIVFSSLGIGYKKPTGE; encoded by the coding sequence GTGAAAAAACAAGCTACTATTTTACATGCACTTATCCCTATTCTTTTCTTGTTAGTAGTTTTATCAGTATCTATTTTCTACTTTGGCGCTGACCCCCATATCCCGTTAATCTTAGCTATCATTGTAGCTGCATTAGTCGCTAAATTTATGCTTAATTACAGTTGGGGAGAAATTGAAGAAGGTATATTAGATACTATTAGATTGGCAATGCAAGCGATCTTAATTTTAATGGTAATAGGTACCATAGTAGGAACTTGGATTTTAAGTGGAACTGTTCCTGCAATGATTTACTATGGTTTACAAATTCTTTCACCTAGTATTTTCTTACTAGCTGCTGCTTTAATTTGTGCTATTGTCTCCCTTTCAACGGGAAGTTCTTGGACCACTGCCGCTACTGTAGGTATCGCCCTAATGGGAGTAGGTAAAGGATTAGGAATCCCTGTGGGCATGGTAGCAGGGGCTATTGTTTCTGGAGCTTATTTCGGTGATAAATTATCTCCCCTTTCAGAAACCACCAACCTAGCACCTGCCATGGCCGGCAGTAACCTTTTCGACCATATTCGCAGTATGGCTTATACTACTTTACCTACCTTTGGTTTAGCTTTAATTCTTTATGGTATATTAGGAATTAGGTATGGCAGTGCTAATATGGATACAGGACAAATTCAAGCAATTACTACTGCCATTAGTGAAAATTTCAATATTTCCCCACTTTTAATAATCCCACCTATATTTGTTATAGTAATTGTAGTTTTAAAAATCCCTGCCCTTCCTGGATTAATTGCCGGTACTGTATTAGGTGGAATCTTTGCTGCTATTTTCCAAGGAGCTAGTTTGGCAGATATCATTGATGCCGCCCATTATGGTTTAGAAGTAGAAACCGGTATGGAATTAGTAGATAACTTACTAAGTCGTGGCGGTTTAGATGGTATGATGTGGACTGTATCCTTGATAATTTGTGCCTTATCCTTCGGTGGGGTATTAGAAAAAACAGGTATGCTCAAGGCCTTTGCAATGGGAATATTAAAAATTGCTAAATCTGTAGGTTCTCTAGTATTTGCAACTACCATTACTTCTATACTAGTAAATGCCCTTACTGCTGACCAATATCTAGCATTAGTGGTTCCAGGAAGAATGTACAAAGAAGCTTATAAAGAAAGAAATTTACCACCAGAATTATTATCAAGGACTTTAGAAGCAGGTGGTACTGTTACATCAGCTTTATTCCCATGGAATACTTGTGGTGCTTATATGATGGCTACATTAGGGGTTTCTCCTTTAGTATACGTCCCCTTTGCTTTCTTAAATATACTTGTACCTATAGTTAACATCGTATTTAGTTCTTTAGGAATTGGCTATAAAAAACCAACTGGGGAATAA
- a CDS encoding HesA/MoeB/ThiF family protein, which translates to MDRFRRQIIIPQIGEKGQKKLMEEKVEVLAEKIENCDLLLLYLAAVGINNITLFLSKVSNVDSIVQHAKDLNPSLNIEIKGIINYIKSDYEKPTTIIVGDRSFIEEVIEKVEEGSYIIAIAQPWRVYIKECNNQKDVERILFQAKDFEKEEDTIGLNLSCNFLGTILTTEVIKKVIGLGVSLHGGFTFDLLTSDSNLELGENRINLGNLNLRDKKVLVVGTGGLGSPVTLTLAKLGIGTIGLVDYDQVEMSNLNRQILHSTSKIGVAKVESAQKLLSSLYPDVKIVPYKLKVTDENVQEIIKDYGVVVGALDNIPSRYILNDGCYWENIPYVEGAIKTFYGQVTNIIPKVTPCYRCMVPEKEDYFVKREIGIVGSLPGTIGVLQSVEVIKNLVGIKSNLQGSVLMYDGLERDFIKIPFMINHKCQLCSL; encoded by the coding sequence TTGGATCGTTTTCGCCGACAGATTATTATTCCACAGATAGGAGAAAAGGGACAAAAAAAACTTATGGAGGAAAAGGTAGAAGTATTGGCGGAAAAAATTGAAAACTGCGATTTACTCCTGCTTTATTTAGCTGCCGTTGGAATAAATAATATTACATTATTTTTAAGTAAAGTTTCTAATGTAGATAGTATAGTCCAGCATGCTAAAGACTTAAATCCCAGTTTAAATATCGAAATTAAAGGGATTATAAACTATATAAAATCAGATTATGAAAAACCGACAACTATAATTGTTGGAGATAGAAGTTTTATTGAGGAAGTAATAGAAAAAGTAGAAGAAGGGTCCTATATCATTGCTATAGCTCAACCTTGGAGGGTTTACATTAAAGAATGTAATAATCAAAAAGATGTGGAAAGAATTTTATTCCAAGCTAAGGATTTTGAAAAAGAGGAGGATACTATTGGCCTTAACCTTTCTTGTAACTTTTTAGGAACTATTTTGACTACTGAAGTAATTAAGAAGGTGATAGGTTTAGGGGTTTCTTTACACGGGGGATTTACCTTTGATCTTTTAACCAGTGATTCAAATTTAGAACTAGGAGAAAATAGGATTAACTTAGGTAATTTAAATTTACGGGATAAAAAGGTATTGGTTGTAGGTACAGGTGGATTGGGTTCTCCCGTTACATTAACTTTAGCAAAGTTGGGGATTGGTACAATTGGATTAGTGGACTATGATCAAGTTGAGATGAGTAATCTTAATAGACAAATTCTCCATTCCACATCTAAAATAGGGGTTGCTAAAGTTGAATCAGCTCAGAAACTTCTATCATCCCTTTATCCAGATGTTAAAATAGTGCCTTATAAATTGAAGGTTACAGATGAAAATGTCCAGGAAATAATCAAAGATTATGGAGTCGTTGTCGGTGCTTTAGATAACATACCTAGCCGGTATATTTTAAATGATGGTTGTTATTGGGAAAATATCCCTTATGTGGAAGGGGCAATTAAAACCTTTTATGGACAAGTAACAAATATTATTCCCAAAGTAACACCTTGTTATCGCTGTATGGTTCCAGAAAAGGAAGACTACTTTGTAAAAAGGGAAATTGGGATAGTAGGCTCTTTGCCAGGGACTATTGGGGTATTACAATCTGTAGAAGTAATAAAAAACCTTGTAGGTATTAAATCAAACCTACAAGGGAGTGTATTGATGTATGATGGCTTAGAAAGGGATTTCATAAAAATTCCCTTTATGATAAATCATAAGTGTCAATTATGTTCTTTATAA
- a CDS encoding TMEM165/GDT1 family protein gives MISEILSSLIFIFLAEMGDKTQLLALAFATKYKLSAVLTGVFLGSLLNHSLAVIIGLYLSSFIPLNIINIATSFAFIIFGLWTLKIDEGEEECLEEGKCPPKFHPILIVASAFFLGEIGDKTQLTVITLSTSARYPLGVLLGTVTGMVITSSIGVFIGNKLGKKIPENIIKLISGLIFILFGLINLYEFLPSKYLTLPNILFSLSIIILIIYPSIKRIFPFQKQKH, from the coding sequence ATGATCAGTGAAATTTTATCTTCTTTAATCTTTATTTTTTTAGCAGAAATGGGTGATAAAACCCAATTATTAGCCTTAGCCTTCGCTACAAAATATAAGTTGTCTGCGGTGCTGACCGGTGTTTTCCTAGGTTCTTTATTAAATCATTCCCTTGCTGTAATTATCGGCCTATATTTAAGTAGTTTCATTCCCCTCAATATTATCAATATAGCCACTTCTTTTGCCTTTATAATTTTTGGTTTATGGACTTTAAAAATTGATGAAGGTGAAGAAGAGTGTTTAGAAGAAGGAAAGTGTCCACCAAAATTCCATCCAATATTAATAGTAGCATCTGCCTTTTTTTTAGGGGAAATTGGAGATAAAACCCAACTAACAGTTATTACTTTATCAACTTCAGCTAGATATCCCCTAGGTGTCCTTTTAGGAACAGTAACTGGAATGGTTATTACAAGTAGTATTGGAGTTTTCATTGGTAATAAGTTAGGTAAAAAAATACCAGAAAATATTATAAAGTTAATTAGTGGCCTAATTTTTATCCTTTTCGGCTTGATAAACCTTTATGAATTTTTACCTTCAAAGTATCTAACTTTACCAAATATCCTTTTTTCCCTCTCCATTATAATTTTAATAATCTATCCTTCTATTAAAAGAATCTTCCCTTTTCAAAAACAAAAACATTAG
- the treP gene encoding PTS system trehalose-specific EIIBC component — MGKFSNDIRELLEGVGGKENIVTVSHCATRLRFVLADPKKADVGKIEKIKSVRGTFTQAGQFQVIIGNEVSVFYNELIKETGLKESSKEEAKKAGRQNMNFLQRLISHLAEIFAPIIPAIVVGGLILGFRNVIGDIAFFEDGSKTLTEVSQFWAGVHHFLWLIGEAIFFFLPVGITWSIAKKMGTTQILGIVLGITLVSPQLLNAYAVAGGAEPPVWDFGFTQIKMIGYQAQVIPAMLAGFILSYLEIKIRKITPEYISMIVVPFFALVPTVLIAHVVVGPIGWRIGSVISNVVYSGLTSAVGWLFAAVFGFFYAPLVITGLHHMTNAIDLQLMSEFGGTNLWPMIALSNIAQGSAVLAIIFINRNKPEKEEEKQVSIPATISCYLGVTEPAMFGINLKYVYPFFAAMIGSALAGVFSVATGVMANSIGVGGLPGILSIQPQFMLRFAVAMLIAIVVPFTLTVVFSKNNLFVKNTKSIAS; from the coding sequence ATGGGAAAATTCTCTAATGACATCAGAGAATTGTTAGAAGGTGTTGGTGGTAAGGAAAATATTGTAACAGTATCCCACTGTGCCACCCGTTTACGTTTTGTTTTAGCTGATCCGAAAAAAGCCGATGTAGGGAAGATCGAAAAGATTAAATCTGTTAGGGGTACCTTTACCCAAGCAGGACAGTTCCAAGTTATAATTGGAAACGAAGTTTCAGTTTTTTACAATGAGCTAATTAAAGAAACAGGTCTTAAAGAAAGTAGTAAAGAAGAAGCGAAAAAAGCTGGAAGACAAAATATGAATTTTCTACAAAGGTTAATTTCTCACTTAGCGGAGATATTTGCACCTATTATACCAGCTATAGTTGTCGGTGGTTTGATTTTAGGTTTTAGAAATGTTATCGGTGATATTGCCTTTTTTGAAGATGGTAGTAAAACATTAACAGAAGTTTCCCAGTTTTGGGCTGGAGTTCACCATTTCCTCTGGTTGATTGGTGAAGCAATATTCTTCTTCTTACCGGTAGGTATTACTTGGTCTATTGCTAAAAAAATGGGGACAACACAAATTTTGGGTATTGTCTTAGGTATTACATTAGTATCCCCACAACTTTTAAATGCCTATGCAGTAGCCGGTGGTGCTGAACCTCCTGTTTGGGATTTTGGCTTTACTCAAATTAAAATGATAGGTTATCAAGCTCAAGTAATTCCTGCTATGTTAGCTGGATTTATCTTAAGTTATTTAGAAATTAAAATCCGCAAAATTACTCCAGAATATATTTCAATGATAGTAGTTCCTTTCTTTGCTTTAGTTCCAACTGTTCTAATTGCCCATGTGGTAGTAGGACCCATCGGTTGGAGAATAGGTTCTGTAATTTCTAACGTAGTTTATTCAGGTTTAACTTCTGCCGTTGGCTGGCTATTTGCTGCAGTATTTGGTTTCTTCTATGCCCCATTAGTAATTACCGGATTACATCATATGACCAATGCCATTGATTTACAGTTGATGAGTGAATTTGGTGGTACTAATCTATGGCCAATGATAGCTCTATCTAACATAGCTCAAGGTTCTGCTGTTTTAGCTATAATCTTTATAAACCGCAATAAACCAGAAAAAGAAGAGGAAAAACAAGTTTCAATTCCTGCTACAATTTCTTGTTATTTAGGTGTTACAGAACCGGCAATGTTTGGTATTAACTTAAAATATGTTTATCCATTCTTTGCAGCTATGATTGGTTCTGCCTTAGCAGGGGTATTTTCAGTAGCTACTGGGGTTATGGCTAATTCTATAGGTGTTGGAGGATTACCAGGAATTTTATCAATCCAACCTCAATTCATGTTACGATTTGCCGTTGCAATGTTGATAGCAATAGTTGTACCCTTTACATTAACAGTAGTTTTCTCAAAAAACAACTTGTTTGTAAAAAATACAAAAAGCATAGCTTCATAA
- a CDS encoding family 1 encapsulin nanocompartment shell protein: protein MDVLKRNLAPLTKEVWDEIEERAAQVLKTNLSARKVVNVQGPKGWDYNALATGRLTMIEGTNSGLYEVQPLVETRFTFELDRWEMDNFIRGAKDIDLTSLEEAAKKIAEFEENAIYNGFPQGNIKGLMEVAETTISLGEDVESILKGISQGILKLRDAFEEGPYTLIVGEKVWNLVNQVVNGYPLKKIIEELLGKEIVYSKYIDGALLLPFNHNDLELTIGHDFSIGYEWHDNKKVKLFISESFTFRVLNNSIIVKYTA, encoded by the coding sequence ATGGATGTTTTAAAAAGAAATTTAGCACCCCTTACAAAGGAAGTATGGGATGAGATAGAAGAAAGGGCAGCACAAGTTTTAAAGACTAATCTTTCCGCTAGAAAAGTTGTCAACGTTCAAGGACCTAAAGGTTGGGATTACAATGCCTTAGCAACGGGAAGATTGACGATGATCGAAGGAACTAATAGTGGACTTTATGAAGTCCAACCATTGGTAGAAACTAGATTCACCTTTGAGTTAGACCGTTGGGAAATGGATAATTTCATAAGGGGAGCTAAAGATATAGATTTAACTTCATTGGAAGAAGCAGCTAAGAAAATTGCGGAATTTGAAGAAAATGCTATTTATAATGGTTTTCCCCAAGGTAACATTAAAGGTTTAATGGAAGTTGCTGAGACAACTATTTCATTAGGCGAAGATGTTGAAAGTATTTTAAAAGGTATTTCCCAGGGAATCCTAAAATTAAGGGATGCTTTTGAGGAAGGGCCATATACTTTAATAGTAGGAGAAAAGGTGTGGAATTTAGTAAACCAAGTAGTCAATGGCTATCCTTTAAAGAAAATTATCGAAGAATTGCTAGGGAAAGAAATCGTATATAGTAAATACATCGATGGAGCTTTATTACTACCTTTTAATCATAATGATTTAGAATTAACTATAGGCCATGATTTTAGTATCGGTTATGAATGGCATGATAATAAAAAAGTAAAGCTGTTTATCAGTGAGTCATTTACCTTTAGAGTTTTAAATAACAGTATTATAGTTAAATACACCGCTTAA
- a CDS encoding ECF transporter S component yields the protein MKKTVFITRTAIFLALALVFQIYFRTFAQPVVGPLVNFVLFLSTMLVGVTSAIIVGSLTPLIAFSFGIMPLFPVVPFIMVGNIFMVTIYYFISNNLQGYFSNFLGILLAAFGKFLFLALSIRYVVPLLIPQVPPPIVQALSLPQLYTALIGGVLAILVAKGLNEYLYSKTKAN from the coding sequence GTGAAAAAAACTGTTTTTATTACTAGAACAGCTATTTTTTTGGCTTTAGCATTAGTTTTTCAAATCTATTTTAGAACCTTTGCACAACCAGTAGTCGGTCCTCTGGTAAATTTTGTGTTATTCTTAAGTACAATGTTGGTTGGTGTGACATCAGCTATAATAGTTGGATCATTAACACCTTTAATTGCCTTTTCCTTTGGCATAATGCCACTATTTCCTGTAGTACCCTTTATAATGGTAGGGAATATCTTCATGGTAACAATTTATTATTTTATATCTAATAATCTTCAAGGCTATTTTTCCAACTTCTTAGGAATTTTACTTGCTGCCTTTGGGAAGTTCCTTTTTCTTGCCTTATCTATTAGGTATGTTGTTCCATTGCTTATACCTCAAGTTCCTCCACCTATAGTTCAAGCCCTATCCCTCCCTCAGCTTTATACTGCATTGATAGGTGGGGTATTGGCAATATTAGTGGCAAAAGGGTTAAATGAATATCTCTATTCAAAAACTAAAGCAAACTGA
- the treC gene encoding alpha,alpha-phosphotrehalase, with protein MTDFKKSVIYQIYPKSFKDTNGDGLGDLKGVTQKLDYLKFLGVDYIWLTPFYISPQKDNGYDVADYRSVDPKFGTMEDLEELIQEGDKRGIGIMLDMVFNHTSTEHQWFQRALQGDKRYKEYYIFRDPKDGKEPTNWLSKFGGSAWEYVPQYNQYYLHLFDVSQADLNWENIEVRKEIYDIVNFWIDKGVKGFRFDVINLISKPEKMEDDHLGDGRRFYTDGPKIHQYLKELNANTFGKRDDIVTVGEMSSTTVEHCIKYSNPEEKELSMVFNFHHLKVDYKNGDKWSDQDFDFLALKGILNHWQREMERGNGWSALFWCNHDQPRIVSRFGDDKEYWKESAKMLATAIHLLRGTPYIYQGEEIGMTNPYFDRIHQYRDVESINYYGILKEQGKDEKDIIKTLQRKSRDNSRTPMQWDDSLNGGFSTGNPWIEVNSNYKEINVDKALRDPDSIFYYYQKLIRLRKEMDIIAYGSFIPILEEHPKIFSYLRSWKGEKLLVVNNFYKEETLFQLPQGYEFVGYDSKVLISNYDNPPKNPDRFSLRPYESVVFHLVKKGE; from the coding sequence ATGACAGACTTTAAGAAAAGTGTTATCTATCAAATTTATCCTAAATCCTTTAAAGATACAAATGGTGATGGTTTAGGTGACTTAAAAGGTGTAACTCAAAAATTAGACTATCTCAAATTTTTAGGTGTAGATTATATTTGGTTAACTCCCTTTTATATTTCGCCCCAGAAAGATAATGGATATGATGTTGCTGACTATCGCTCTGTGGATCCGAAATTTGGTACTATGGAGGATTTGGAAGAACTGATCCAAGAAGGAGATAAGCGGGGTATTGGGATAATGTTGGACATGGTTTTTAACCATACATCTACAGAACACCAGTGGTTCCAAAGGGCTTTACAAGGTGATAAGAGGTATAAGGAATATTATATTTTTAGAGATCCTAAAGATGGTAAGGAACCGACTAACTGGTTATCTAAGTTTGGAGGTTCAGCATGGGAGTATGTACCTCAATATAACCAATATTATCTACACCTCTTTGATGTTTCCCAAGCAGATTTGAATTGGGAAAACATAGAAGTGAGAAAGGAAATTTATGATATAGTAAATTTTTGGATAGATAAAGGGGTTAAAGGGTTTAGGTTTGATGTAATAAACTTGATCTCAAAACCAGAAAAAATGGAAGATGACCATCTAGGGGATGGTCGAAGGTTTTACACCGATGGACCTAAAATCCATCAGTATCTTAAAGAATTAAATGCAAATACCTTTGGGAAAAGGGATGATATAGTAACTGTTGGGGAGATGTCTTCAACAACGGTAGAACACTGTATAAAATATTCAAATCCCGAAGAAAAAGAATTATCTATGGTTTTTAATTTCCATCACCTAAAAGTAGACTATAAAAATGGGGATAAATGGTCAGATCAAGACTTTGATTTCCTTGCTTTAAAAGGGATCCTAAATCACTGGCAACGGGAAATGGAACGGGGGAATGGCTGGAGTGCCCTTTTTTGGTGCAACCACGATCAGCCCAGGATTGTATCCCGCTTTGGTGATGACAAGGAATATTGGAAAGAATCAGCTAAGATGTTGGCAACTGCAATTCATCTTTTGAGGGGAACACCCTACATTTACCAAGGTGAAGAAATCGGAATGACAAACCCTTATTTTGATAGAATTCATCAATATAGAGATGTGGAATCGATAAATTATTACGGGATATTAAAAGAACAAGGTAAAGATGAAAAAGATATTATTAAAACTTTACAGCGAAAATCCAGGGATAATTCAAGAACCCCAATGCAGTGGGATGATTCTTTAAATGGAGGTTTTTCTACAGGGAATCCTTGGATCGAAGTAAATTCCAATTATAAAGAAATTAATGTGGACAAGGCTTTAAGGGATCCTGACTCAATCTTTTACTATTATCAAAAACTCATTAGGTTAAGAAAGGAAATGGATATTATTGCATATGGCAGTTTTATTCCTATCTTAGAGGAACATCCTAAAATTTTCAGTTATTTGAGGAGTTGGAAAGGGGAAAAATTGTTAGTAGTAAACAATTTCTACAAAGAAGAAACCCTATTTCAACTACCTCAAGGTTACGAATTTGTAGGGTATGACAGTAAGGTGCTGATTAGCAACTATGATAATCCCCCTAAAAATCCAGATAGATTTTCGTTAAGGCCTTATGAATCGGTGGTTTTTCATCTTGTAAAAAAAGGTGAATAA